In Passer domesticus isolate bPasDom1 chromosome 7, bPasDom1.hap1, whole genome shotgun sequence, one genomic interval encodes:
- the FUBP1 gene encoding far upstream element-binding protein 1 isoform X2 has translation MADYSTVPPPAAGAPGGGGGGAGGVNDAFKDALQRARQIAAKIGGDAGTAMNSNDYGYGGQKRPLEDGDGSWTSPSSTTHWEGMPSPFKDQPDAKKVAPQNDSFGNQLPPMHQQQRSVMTEEYKVPDGMVGFIIGRGGEQISRIQQESGCKIQIAPDSGGLPERSCMLTGTPESVQSAKRLLDQIVEKGRPAPGFHHGDGPGNAVQEIMIPASKAGLVIGKGGETIKQLQERAGVKMVMIQDGPQNTGADKPLRITGDPYKVQQAKEMVLELIRDQGGFREVRNEYGSRIGGNEGIDVPIPRFAVGIVIGRNGEMIKKIQNDAGVRIQFKPDDGTTPDRIAQITGPPDRCQHAAEIITDLLRSVQAGNPGGPGPGGRGRGRGQGNWNMGPPGGLQEFNFIVPTGKTGLIIGKGGETIKSISQQSGARIELQRNPPPNADPNMKMFTIRGTPQQIDYARQLIEEKIGGPVNPLGPPVPHGPHGVVPGPHGPPGPPGPGAPMGPYNPAPYNPGPPGPAPHGPPAPYAPQGWGNAYPHWQPPNPPDPGKPGTDPNSAAWAAYYAHYYQQQAQPPPAAPPGGPATTQTNGQGDQPNPAPAGQVDYTKAWEEYYKKMGQAVPAPAGAPPGGQPDYSAAWAEYYRQQAAYYAQTSPQGMPQHPPAPQCLPRPSTLGSAAKKQQC, from the exons ATGGCCGACTATTCCACGGTGCCCCCTCCTGCCGCGGGCGCGCCCGGGGGAGGTGGCGGCGGGGCTGGAGGAGTGAACGATGCCTTTAAAGACGCGCTGCAGAGAGCTAGGCAG ATTGCAGCGAAAATTGGAGGAGATGCTGGCACAGCAATGAATTCAAACGACTACGGTTACGGAGGGCAGAAAAGACCTCTTGAGGATGGAG ATGGCTCTTGGACAAGTCCGAGCAGTACAACACACTGGGAGGGAATGCCCTCTCCTTTTAAAG ATCAACCAGATGCTAAGAAAGTTGCTCCCCAGAATGACt CTTTTGGAAATCAGCTACCACCGATGCATCAGCAGCAAAG GTCTGTGATGACAGAGGAATACAAAGTTCCAGATGGGATGGTTGGATTCA TAATTGGCAGAGGTGGAGAGCAGATCTCACGCATACAGCAAGAGTCTGGCTGTAAAATACAGATTGCACCTG ATAGTGGAGGCCTGCCTGAAAGATCATGTATGCTGACTGGAACACCAGAGTCTGTTCA GTCAGCAAAAAGATTGCTTGATCAGATAGTTGAAAAGGGAAGACCTGCACCTGGATTTCATCATGGTGATGGACCTGGAAATGCAGTCCAAGAAATTATGATTCCAGCAAGTAAAGCAGGATTAGTTATTGGGAAAGGTGGAGAAACAATTAAACAATTACAG GAGCGGGCAGGTGTCAAAATGGTCATGATTCAAGATGGTCCACAGAACACTGGTGCAGACAAGCCCCTTAGGATAACTGGAGACCCTTATAAAGTTCAG CAAGCCAAGGAAATGGTGCTGGAGTTAATTCGCGATCAAGGTGGCTTTAGAGAGGTGCGCAACGAATATGGGTCAAGAATAGGAGGAAATGAAGGGATAGAC gttcCAATACCACGATTTGCTGTAGGTATTGTAATTGGAAGAAATGGAGAGATGATTAAAAAGATCCAGAATGATGCTGGTGTTAGGATCCAGTTCAAGCCAG ATGATGGAACAACTCCAGATAGAATAGCCCAGATCACAGGGCCTCCTGACAGATGTCAGCATGCTGCAGAAATTATTACTGATCTCCTTCGCAGTGTTCAG GCTGGTAACCCTGGTGGACCAGGACCTGGTGGTCGAGGAAGGGGTAGAGGCCAAGGCAACTGGAACATGGGGCCTCCTGGTGGATTACAGGAGTTCAATTTTATTGTCCCTACTGGCAAAACTGGATTAATCATTGGAAAAG GTGGTGAAACTATTAAAAGTATAAGTCAACAGTCTGGTGCTAGAATAGAACTTCAGAGAAATCCTCCACCTAATGCAGATCCAAACATGAAGATGTTTACTATCCGTGGAACACCCCAGCAAATAGATTATGCACGACAACTTATAGAAGAAAAGATTGGA GGTCCAGTGAACCCATTGGGTCCACCTGTTCCCCATGGTCCCCATGGTGTTGTTCCTGGCCCGCATGGACCTcctgggccaccaggtcctggtgCTCCTATGGGACCATATAATCCAGCTCCTTATAACCCAGGCCCTCCTGGTCCTGCACCTCA TGGTCCTCCAGCTCCATATgctccacagggatggggaaaTGCTTATCCACACTGGCAGCCACCAAACCCACCAGACCCAG GTAAGCCAGGAACAGATCCCAATTCAGCTGCGTGGGCAGCTTATTATGCTCACTATTatcagcagcaagcacagccaccacctgcagcccctcctggtggACCAGCTACAACCCAAACCAATGGACAAG GAGATCAGCCAAatccagcaccagcagggcaGGTTGACTATACCAAGGCCTGGGAGGAGTACTACAAAAAAATGG
- the FUBP1 gene encoding far upstream element-binding protein 1 isoform X7: protein MADYSTVPPPAAGAPGGGGGGAGGVNDAFKDALQRARQIAAKIGGDAGTAMNSNDYGYGGQKRPLEDGDGSWTSPSSTTHWEGMPSPFKDQPDAKKVAPQNDSFGNQLPPMHQQQRSVMTEEYKVPDGMVGFIIGRGGEQISRIQQESGCKIQIAPDSGGLPERSCMLTGTPESVQSAKRLLDQIVEKGRPAPGFHHGDGPGNAVQEIMIPASKAGLVIGKGGETIKQLQERAGVKMVMIQDGPQNTGADKPLRITGDPYKVQQAKEMVLELIRDQGGFREVRNEYGSRIGGNEGIDVPIPRFAVGIVIGRNGEMIKKIQNDAGVRIQFKPDDGTTPDRIAQITGPPDRCQHAAEIITDLLRSVQAGNPGGPGPGGRGRGRGQGNWNMGPPGGLQEFNFIVPTGKTGLIIGKGGETIKSISQQSGARIELQRNPPPNADPNMKMFTIRGTPQQIDYARQLIEEKIGGPVNPLGPPVPHGPHGVVPGPHGPPGPPGPGAPMGPYNPAPYNPGPPGPAPHGPPAPYAPQGWGNAYPHWQPPNPPDPGKPGTDPNSAAWAAYYAHYYQQQAQPPPAAPPGGPATTQTNGQGDQPNPAPAGQVDYTKAWEEYYKKMGQAVPAPAGAPPGGQPDYSAAWAEYYRQQAAYYAQTSPQGMPQHPPAPQV, encoded by the exons ATGGCCGACTATTCCACGGTGCCCCCTCCTGCCGCGGGCGCGCCCGGGGGAGGTGGCGGCGGGGCTGGAGGAGTGAACGATGCCTTTAAAGACGCGCTGCAGAGAGCTAGGCAG ATTGCAGCGAAAATTGGAGGAGATGCTGGCACAGCAATGAATTCAAACGACTACGGTTACGGAGGGCAGAAAAGACCTCTTGAGGATGGAG ATGGCTCTTGGACAAGTCCGAGCAGTACAACACACTGGGAGGGAATGCCCTCTCCTTTTAAAG ATCAACCAGATGCTAAGAAAGTTGCTCCCCAGAATGACt CTTTTGGAAATCAGCTACCACCGATGCATCAGCAGCAAAG GTCTGTGATGACAGAGGAATACAAAGTTCCAGATGGGATGGTTGGATTCA TAATTGGCAGAGGTGGAGAGCAGATCTCACGCATACAGCAAGAGTCTGGCTGTAAAATACAGATTGCACCTG ATAGTGGAGGCCTGCCTGAAAGATCATGTATGCTGACTGGAACACCAGAGTCTGTTCA GTCAGCAAAAAGATTGCTTGATCAGATAGTTGAAAAGGGAAGACCTGCACCTGGATTTCATCATGGTGATGGACCTGGAAATGCAGTCCAAGAAATTATGATTCCAGCAAGTAAAGCAGGATTAGTTATTGGGAAAGGTGGAGAAACAATTAAACAATTACAG GAGCGGGCAGGTGTCAAAATGGTCATGATTCAAGATGGTCCACAGAACACTGGTGCAGACAAGCCCCTTAGGATAACTGGAGACCCTTATAAAGTTCAG CAAGCCAAGGAAATGGTGCTGGAGTTAATTCGCGATCAAGGTGGCTTTAGAGAGGTGCGCAACGAATATGGGTCAAGAATAGGAGGAAATGAAGGGATAGAC gttcCAATACCACGATTTGCTGTAGGTATTGTAATTGGAAGAAATGGAGAGATGATTAAAAAGATCCAGAATGATGCTGGTGTTAGGATCCAGTTCAAGCCAG ATGATGGAACAACTCCAGATAGAATAGCCCAGATCACAGGGCCTCCTGACAGATGTCAGCATGCTGCAGAAATTATTACTGATCTCCTTCGCAGTGTTCAG GCTGGTAACCCTGGTGGACCAGGACCTGGTGGTCGAGGAAGGGGTAGAGGCCAAGGCAACTGGAACATGGGGCCTCCTGGTGGATTACAGGAGTTCAATTTTATTGTCCCTACTGGCAAAACTGGATTAATCATTGGAAAAG GTGGTGAAACTATTAAAAGTATAAGTCAACAGTCTGGTGCTAGAATAGAACTTCAGAGAAATCCTCCACCTAATGCAGATCCAAACATGAAGATGTTTACTATCCGTGGAACACCCCAGCAAATAGATTATGCACGACAACTTATAGAAGAAAAGATTGGA GGTCCAGTGAACCCATTGGGTCCACCTGTTCCCCATGGTCCCCATGGTGTTGTTCCTGGCCCGCATGGACCTcctgggccaccaggtcctggtgCTCCTATGGGACCATATAATCCAGCTCCTTATAACCCAGGCCCTCCTGGTCCTGCACCTCA TGGTCCTCCAGCTCCATATgctccacagggatggggaaaTGCTTATCCACACTGGCAGCCACCAAACCCACCAGACCCAG GTAAGCCAGGAACAGATCCCAATTCAGCTGCGTGGGCAGCTTATTATGCTCACTATTatcagcagcaagcacagccaccacctgcagcccctcctggtggACCAGCTACAACCCAAACCAATGGACAAG GAGATCAGCCAAatccagcaccagcagggcaGGTTGACTATACCAAGGCCTGGGAGGAGTACTACAAAAAAATGG